One stretch of Paenibacillus sp. FSL R5-0341 DNA includes these proteins:
- a CDS encoding extracellular solute-binding protein: protein MRTTLTKALGTMLLCGMMAVLLSSCTSGDSANGKVQIEFFQNKPEAKTTFDELIKTFNAEHDDIQVTQVNPPDAETVLKTRVVKNDIPDIMAMGATDTYSILAQSDIFTDLTDSSLLQTIDPNYIQMLKDLTGMDEVTGIPYATNANGIMYNKTLFKEMGLDVPKTWDELIATAQKIKDAGEIPFYFTYKDDWQTSLPFNALGSNLVGIDFYQERRNDKVTFKEKYREVAEKQLELMKYGHGDNFGKAYSDGNRAFANGEAFMYIQGTWAISEIRKANPNVDIGFFPFPTGNDASEIKLVNGIDSLFTIAADTPNREQAETFIAFLLKPENIGRYIDEQTLFSAVEDVKQDDPAVQELMPYIEQGKVVDFADHYIPAAVQLNSIVQSFLQNQNIDNYLDTLDKEWDKVANRR, encoded by the coding sequence ATGAGAACAACGCTTACCAAGGCTCTCGGGACAATGTTGCTGTGTGGAATGATGGCTGTACTTCTATCTTCCTGTACCAGTGGGGATAGCGCGAATGGCAAAGTGCAGATTGAATTTTTCCAGAACAAGCCTGAAGCCAAAACAACCTTTGATGAATTAATTAAAACGTTTAATGCAGAGCATGATGATATTCAGGTCACTCAGGTGAATCCACCAGATGCAGAGACCGTACTGAAGACGCGTGTCGTCAAAAATGATATACCGGATATTATGGCCATGGGGGCAACCGACACGTATTCGATCCTGGCTCAGAGTGATATTTTCACCGATCTGACGGACAGCTCATTACTCCAGACGATTGATCCGAACTACATACAAATGCTCAAGGATCTCACAGGCATGGACGAAGTGACAGGTATTCCTTATGCAACAAATGCAAACGGCATCATGTACAACAAAACGTTGTTTAAGGAAATGGGGTTGGACGTGCCCAAGACGTGGGATGAACTCATTGCGACCGCCCAAAAGATTAAAGATGCAGGTGAGATTCCATTTTACTTCACATACAAGGATGACTGGCAGACGAGCCTTCCCTTCAATGCACTCGGCTCCAATCTGGTGGGTATTGATTTCTACCAAGAGCGGCGCAATGACAAAGTGACGTTCAAGGAGAAGTACCGCGAGGTAGCTGAGAAGCAGCTTGAACTCATGAAGTACGGTCATGGCGATAACTTTGGTAAAGCTTATTCGGACGGTAACCGTGCTTTTGCTAACGGTGAAGCCTTTATGTACATCCAGGGAACCTGGGCCATCTCGGAGATTCGCAAAGCGAACCCGAATGTAGACATCGGTTTCTTCCCATTCCCTACGGGCAATGATGCGAGCGAGATTAAGCTGGTGAACGGGATCGACTCCCTGTTTACCATTGCGGCGGACACGCCTAATCGCGAGCAGGCAGAGACGTTTATTGCGTTCCTGTTAAAGCCTGAAAATATCGGAAGGTACATTGATGAACAGACGCTATTCTCTGCGGTAGAAGATGTGAAGCAGGATGATCCTGCCGTACAGGAATTGATGCCTTATATTGAGCAGGGCAAGGTTGTTGACTTTGCTGATCACTATATTCCGGCTGCCGTGCAGTTGAATTCCATCGTACAGTCCTTTTTGCAGAACCAAAACATCGACAACTATCTAGATACACTCGACAAAGAATGGGACAAGGTTGCCAATCGGCGCTAA